In Legionella spiritensis, the following proteins share a genomic window:
- a CDS encoding succinylglutamate desuccinylase/aspartoacylase family protein → MKHSNLTICDATIHPGETANLALPLPEFYSCTSFYMPIKVVHGKEAGPCLLILSAVKGDELNGLEIINRLLESDRLRRIRGTLIAVPVLNIFGLIEPSRTQRHETSLERCFPGVEHGSYGERLAHVFTREILCKANNCIELQTGSLNHDILPQIYCDLNNAEGRRLAQRFAAPAITNVMSGNNSLRRTTEELNIPLLVYQAGEAMRFNESAINLGISGIFNVMEALDMLDQEESQQPETFRSIFSQDEDWIRAHRSGVLLSNIELGQMIKKGQRIGRINDPFSADTAETVIAPQDGVVVGINRHPLIHEGQTIFKVASFIDNDRAGTVLEAWGDSQAES, encoded by the coding sequence ATGAAACATTCCAATCTGACCATTTGTGACGCGACGATTCACCCGGGTGAAACGGCTAATCTGGCGTTACCCCTTCCTGAATTTTATTCCTGTACCTCATTTTATATGCCCATCAAAGTGGTGCATGGCAAAGAAGCCGGCCCGTGTTTACTGATTCTTTCCGCCGTGAAAGGGGATGAGTTAAACGGGCTTGAAATCATCAATCGCTTGCTGGAATCCGACAGGCTTCGCCGTATTCGCGGCACCTTGATTGCCGTACCGGTACTTAATATTTTTGGTTTGATTGAGCCATCGAGAACACAACGTCACGAAACCAGTCTGGAGCGGTGCTTTCCGGGGGTTGAACACGGTTCTTACGGAGAGCGTCTGGCCCATGTGTTCACCCGGGAAATTTTATGCAAGGCCAATAATTGCATCGAATTACAGACCGGTTCCTTAAATCATGACATCCTGCCCCAGATTTATTGCGATTTGAATAACGCCGAAGGCCGCCGTCTGGCACAACGTTTTGCCGCACCGGCTATCACCAATGTGATGTCGGGTAACAATTCCCTGCGCAGAACCACGGAAGAGTTAAATATCCCCCTTCTTGTTTATCAGGCCGGAGAAGCCATGCGCTTTAATGAATCGGCCATTAACCTGGGTATATCCGGTATTTTTAATGTTATGGAGGCCTTGGATATGCTGGATCAGGAAGAGTCACAGCAGCCGGAAACGTTTCGGTCTATTTTCTCGCAGGATGAAGACTGGATCCGCGCGCACCGCAGCGGCGTGTTATTAAGCAATATTGAACTGGGTCAAATGATCAAGAAAGGGCAGCGTATCGGTCGCATTAACGATCCGTTCAGCGCCGACACAGCGGAAACCGTGATTGCACCCCAGGATGGTGTGGTGGTAGGGATTAACCGCCATCCGTTAATTCATGAGGGGCAAACCATTTTTAAAGTCGCTTCTTTTATTGATAATGACCGCGCCGGCACCGTTTTGGAAGCCTGGGGTGATTCACAAGCCGAATCCTGA
- a CDS encoding hotdog fold thioesterase, which yields MAIWFKPITVDDLNKRGQNTLSDFLGIRFTDISEDAITATMPVNERSRQPIGILHGGANVVLAETIASTAANAVVDIANYYCVGLEINANHIRSVREGVVTGVTRPIHLGRTTQIWQIDIYNEAGKRTCVSRMTASVLAR from the coding sequence ATGGCGATATGGTTCAAACCCATTACGGTAGACGACTTGAACAAACGCGGACAGAACACGCTCTCGGATTTCCTCGGGATCCGGTTTACGGACATAAGCGAGGACGCTATCACCGCGACGATGCCGGTGAACGAGAGAAGCCGGCAACCCATCGGGATCCTGCATGGTGGCGCCAATGTGGTTCTGGCCGAGACCATTGCGAGCACGGCGGCCAACGCGGTTGTGGATATCGCGAATTATTATTGCGTTGGTCTGGAAATTAACGCGAATCACATTCGCTCCGTCAGGGAAGGTGTGGTGACAGGCGTAACAAGACCGATCCACCTTGGACGCACCACCCAGATCTGGCAGATTGATATTTATAATGAAGCAGGAAAGCGAACCTGTGTGTCCCGAATGACGGCCTCGGTTCTTGCGCGTTAA